Below is a window of Demequina muriae DNA.
CCCTCTACGGCAAGGTTCTGCGCCGCAACAGCACCATCAAGGCGCACGACGAGCTCAACACCGCCGGCATCGGCGACCTCGTGGTCGTCATGGAGACCAGGCCGCTGTCCGCTTCCAAGCGGTGGCGTCTGGTCGAGATTGTCGAGAAGGCCAAGTAACTAACGTTCGACCAGGCTCGCCCGGCAAAGCCCGGCGAGAACCAGACGACAGGAGAGACACATGATTCAGCAGGAGTCGCGGCTCAGAGTCGCCGACAACACGGGCGCCAAGGAGATCCTTGTCATCCGCGTGCTCGGGGGCTCCAAGCGCCGCTACGCCGGCATCGGCGACACGATTGTCGCCACTGTCAAGGACGCGATCCCGGGTGGCAACGTGAAGAAGGGCGAGGTCGTCAAGGCTGTCGTCGTGCGCACCGCCAAGGAGCGCCGACGCGTCGACGGCTCGTACATCAAGTTCGACGAGAACGCGGCCGTGATCCTGAAGGGCGAGACCGCGGAACCGCGCGGCACGCGCATCTTCGGGCCCGTGGGCCGCGAGCTGCGCGACAAGAAGTTCATGAAGATCATCTCGCTCGCACCGGAGGTCATCTGATGGCGAAGATCAAGAAGGGCGACCTCGTGGTCGTCATCGCCGGGCGCGACCGCGGCCAGCAGGGCCGCGTGCTCGAGGTGAACACCGAGAATGATCGGATCATCGTCGAGGGCGTCCAGCGTGTCACCAAGCACATCAAGCCGGGAACCCGTCGGGACAATCAGTCCGGCGGCATCGTGACCACCGAGGCGTCGCTGCAC
It encodes the following:
- the rpsQ gene encoding 30S ribosomal protein S17 is translated as MSTNKNATATAEHRAYRKTRRGYVVSDKMDKTITVSVEDRVKHPLYGKVLRRNSTIKAHDELNTAGIGDLVVVMETRPLSASKRWRLVEIVEKAK
- the rplN gene encoding 50S ribosomal protein L14, whose protein sequence is MIQQESRLRVADNTGAKEILVIRVLGGSKRRYAGIGDTIVATVKDAIPGGNVKKGEVVKAVVVRTAKERRRVDGSYIKFDENAAVILKGETAEPRGTRIFGPVGRELRDKKFMKIISLAPEVI
- the rplX gene encoding 50S ribosomal protein L24 encodes the protein MAKIKKGDLVVVIAGRDRGQQGRVLEVNTENDRIIVEGVQRVTKHIKPGTRRDNQSGGIVTTEASLHISNVMLVDPETKKGTRVGYRTEEVERDGRTRIKRVRVAKRSGKDVE